The following is a genomic window from Chloroflexota bacterium.
GGGTCGCCGCCGTGACGCCCAACTCCCGGGACAGCGCGTCCAACTCTTCCCCATGCAGCAGCCGCATCACCGCTCCGCTCTTGCGCCGAGAGGAGAATCTCCCTCGCTCAACGCGGCCTCGATCAAGTGCTCCCTCGCCCTTTCCATCCATCATGGACACCTCCTTGAGTTTGTGGCATCATGCCCAATTCCGTGTCCAAGAAAATCCTAGGGCGGGGGAGCCCTTAAAAACGGAGAGGAAATTAGTTTTGCGGCTCGACATGGGATTGCTGCAATGAAATCCCAGTCGGAAAACTTTGGCAAGATAGTAGCGTATATGCAAAGGTACGAAAGAAAAAGCTAAGCCCAGGGTCTTTCGGCTGCCTTTTGCCCCTCCCTTTGGAATCCTACGGGATATGCGGCGCGTACTCCATGCCGATGTGGCCGGAGGCCTCTAGCTCCTTGTAGCGTGGCTCGGTGACACCGAGGAGGTCGCGGTAGACGTAGGGGTTATCTTCGCCAAGGAGCGGCGCGGCATGGCGCAACTCCCAGGGAGTGCCGGAGACCTTCCAGTACTGGAAGGGGTATTCATGGGTGCCGGAATCGGGATGCGTGACTGTGCGGAAGTAGCCCCGGTGGACAAGCTGAGGGTCGCGGTACTGGTCGGCGTTGTCCGTGACGACGAAGGCGGCGACGCCTGCCCGCTGTAGCCGCTCCTGAAGCTCGTAGCGGTCGTTCTGCTTCGTCCATTCGGTGATATGGCCGTCTATCTCGCCCTGATTCCTGAGCCGCCCCAGGCAGGTGGCGAAGCGTCGCTCCTGCGCCCATGCCGGGTTGCCCATCACCTGCACCAAGGCTCGCCATTCAATATCGCCGCCGGCGGCGATATTGATCCAGCGGTCTTCGCCCTTAGTGGGGTAGCAGAAGTGCGGCGCCATCCAGGGGTGATGGTTGCCCAGGGTGCGCTGGATGCGCCCGGTGAGGGCATAGTCCACAAAGGCGGAGGCGAGGTGATGGACATAGCATTCGCCCATGGAGAGGTCTATGAACTGGCCCTGGCCGGTGCGGTCGCGATGGCGCAGGGCGGCGATGGCGAGCCAGCACATGGCGGCGCCCGCCGCCGGGTCCGAGGGGACGGCGTTGGTGACGGAGTCCGGGTGGTCTTCCGCATAGCCGCGCAGCCAGCCGTGGCCGATGATCTCCTCGAAGTGGATGCCGAAGCCCTTCTGGTCTTTGTACGGGCCCCAGGCGCCCATGCCGGCCACGGACATGCAGATGATGTCCGGTTTCACGGCGCGGAGGCCGGCATAGTTGATGCCCAGCTTGTCCACCAGGCCGGGGACGTTGTCCACCACGATGTCCGAGACGCGGACGAGATCGCGGAAGAGCCGGCGGCCCGTCTCGTTTCGGAGGTCCACCGTCATGCCGAGTTTGTTGTGGTTGGTGCCGTTGAACGCGCCGAAGCGGTTCCAGGGACGGGAACCGGGATCGAGGTTGGGGTAGCCGCGGCCGACGGCTCCCATGAAGGGGACGGTCTCCTTCACCGGGTGAGCCGTGTAGCCTCGCGTGGTGCTGGGGAAGGACTGCGTGGACTCCACGTGGATGACTTCGGCGCCCATGTTGGCAAGAAGCATGGTGCCCCAGGGCGGGCCGACGACGACGGTCATATCGAGGATGCGGACGCCTTCTAGGGGAAGTCGCGACACAGCAATCACCATCTCCTCTCGCGCTGCGAGTTCGTTTCGGCAGGCTCAGCGCAGGCTCTCTCCCATCGAGGGAGAGGCGATAGACCGTCGAGGATGCGGACGCCTTCTTGGGAAAGTTTCGCCACGGCTAGATAACCCCCGCCTGGCGAAGGGCGACCGTATCGTGGCGGCTATAGCCCAGGCGGCCCACCAGGATTTCCTCGTTGTGCCGGCCCAAAGTCGGTGCGGGATGCACCTGGTAGGGCGTCGCGGACATCTTGGCCGGTTCCCCCGGCAAAAGGGCCTTGCCGACCACCGGGTGGTCTACCTCTAGAAAGAAGCCCCGGGCTTTCATGTGCTCGTCTTCGTAGACGTCCTTGGGCGTGAAGATGGGCGCGGCGTAGACGCTGTACTGCTGGGAGAGCTTGAGCAGCTCGCGCATGGTCTTTTGGGTAACCCACGGGAGGAAGATGGAGTCGAACTCATCCTTGCGGACCACGTCCACCAGGTCCTTGGGCGTGGAGAAGCGCGGGTCCTTGGCCACTTCCGGCATGCCCATCATGTCCAGGATGCGGGTGAAGAACTGCGGCCCGCCGAAGATATCGTAGAAGCCGTCCTTGCAAGGGTAGTTGCCCGTGGGGTAGTGGGAGTAGACGCTATCGCGGCGCTGGCCGGGCCTGCCGGTATAGGCGTAGGAGACCATGTACTGCATGCGCCGGTCCACGCTGCTGGCGGTGGTCTCATAGAGCGACATATCTATGTACTGGCCATCGCTGCCGTCGCGGGTGCCGTAGTAGGCGATGAGGGCGGCGGCCGCCGCCATATTGCCCGATTGGTACTGTTGGGTGTAGTTACCCAGGCGGATCGGCGTGCGCTCCGGGAGGCCGGTGCTGTTCATCTCCCCCGCGCCGCCGAAGAGCAGCATATCGCTCGTCTTGTAGTCGCGGTATGGGCCGTCCTGGCCGTAGTTGGAGAGGGAAAGATAGGTGATGCGGCGATTCGCCCGGCGGACGGCATCGAAGTCCAGGCCCAGGCGCTGGACGACTCCAGGGTGAAAGGACTCGAGGAAGATGTCCGCCGTTGCAGCCAGGGATCTGACGATGTCCCGACCCACGGCTGACTTCAGATTGAGCGTCAGGCTCTTCTTCCCCTGGTTGAGGTCCAGGTGCAAGACGCCCGTCTCCAGCGAAGGCTGGTCGCTCACGAAGGGGCCTGCGGAGCGCGAAGGGTCGCCGCCGCTTGGGCGCTCAACCTTGATGACTTCAGCGCCCAACCCGGCCAGGACCTTGGAGCAATAGGGGCCGGCGATGCCCCAGGTGAGATCGAGGACGGTAAGTCCTGACAGCGATTGCGCAGGCGGCGGCATGGAGCGGGTGCGAAGGGCCTAGCGGTTCTTGAAGGTGGGCGTCCGCTTCTCCACAAAGGCCTTGGCCGCCTCCTTGGTATCTTCGGAGGCGGCGGTGAGCGATTCCACGCCGAGGGAGAAGTGGTGCGTGTTGACGACCTCGCGCCAGATGTGCTGGTTCAGGGCGGCCTTGGTCCACCGGACGGCCATGGGCGCGCCGTTGGCGAGCTCAGTCGCAAGCTCCATCGCCCTAGGCATGACCTGGTCTTGCGGGACGGCGTAGTTGACCAAGCCGATCCGCTCCGCCTCCGTCCCCTTGATCAGGCGGCCGGTCAAGAGCAACTCCTTGGCCCGGTTCATGCCGATCAGGAAGGGCCACATGAGGGCGCCGCCATCGCCGGCCACAAGGCCGATCTTGACATGGGTATCGCCGATGCGCGCCGTCTCCGACATGACGGTGACATCGCACATGACAGCGAGGGTGGAGCCCAGGCCCACGGCATCGCCGTTGATGGCGCCGATGATGGGGACTTCCAGGTTCAAGAAGTTGTGAATGACCCACTTGGCGTTGCGGAGGATGTTCCCCAGGGGCTTCGCCTCGTTCGGATTCTCATTGCGGCTGGCCATGTTCTTCACATCGGCCCCGGCGCAGAAGGCCCGGCTCCCGGCGCCGGTAAGGATGGCGCAGCGGACGCGATCGTCCTGGTTCAGCATAACGAAGACGTCTTCCAGGGCGGAGTGCAGCTCCGTGGTGATGGAGTTCATGCGCTCCGGCCGGTTGATGGTGATGACGGCGATCTTGTCCTGGACTTGGACGTTCAGGTTGGATTGGGCGAGGCGTGCATAATCAACCACGGGGGTCCTCCTGGCGAAGGTGGCAACAGTATAGCGTGCGCCGCCCATGATACCGTTGCTGTAACGCTTGTCTAGGGCGCGTTGTGCGGCGGCCCGCGGGACCCCTTCGTCGTTGACACAGAAGGATGGAGGGCTACAATTCTTCAAGAGGCTGTGCGCCGCTCCCCGGCACAGCGAAGGCATCTTACGGACACTCCAACCGGCTCACCATCTTCGGCCGCCCCTTCTGCTTCCAGCGGCTTCGGCGGCCGCACCTTCCGCTCCCTCCGCCACCGCGATTTCCGGGTGCTCTGGATCGGCATCCTAATCATCAGCTCCGGCCAGTGGCTGGAGCAGGTGGCCATCTCCTGGCAGGTGGTGGAGCTCACGTCAGAGTTCTACTGGGTGGGCGTCATCGCCGCCGCGCGGGCCTTCCCGACCCTGATCATCACGCCCATCGGCGGGGTCCTAGCCGATCGGTACGACCGGACAAGGGTGCTGGCGACGAGCCAGCTCGGCTCCGCCCTCTGCGGGGCGGTGTTGGCCAGCCTGGGGTTCAGCCACAAGCTGGAGCTGTGGCATCTCATCGCCGTTTCCGCCGGTTTCGGCACCCTCTGGTCAATCAATAACCCGAACCGCCACGCCCTTATCCCGCACCTGGTGCCGCGCCAGGACCTGATGAACGCCATCGCGCTCAACTCAACGGGCTTCAACCTGACCAGGTCCCTTGGCCCGGCGATGGGCGGGTTGCTGCTGGCGGCGGTCGGCTTCTCTTGGGTCTTCACCATGGTCTGCGCCGCCTATCTGATGGTGCTGCTCACCACGCTCAACATCCGGACGCATACGCAGACGACGACCGTGGCGAAGGAGTCCGTGCTGCAGAACCTCAAAACGGGCCTGGTCTACGTGCGGCGGAACAAAACGGTGGCGACCTTGGTGGTTATGGGCTGGTTCATCGTCGTCATCGGCATGCCGTACTTCACCATGCTGGCGCTCTTCGCCAGGGACGTCTACGAAGTAGGGGAGCGCGAGTACGGCTTCCTCTTGGGATGCACCGGGATCGGGTCCATCGTGGCATCCATCTATCTCGCCAGCCGCGCCCAGATCCGCAATCCGGGGACGCTGCAGCTCGCCATCGGGATCGTCTTCGGCATCGGCATCATCGGCTTCGGGCTTGCGCCCAGTTTCGCCTGGGCTGTGCCCGGGCTCATCGTTGCCGGTGCCGCCAGCATGATGTACCTCTCCGTGAACAACACCATCCTGCAGATGATCCTGCCGGACGCCGTGCGCGGGCGCGTGATGGGCCTGGTGATGATGCAATTCGGCTTGATGCCGCTCGGCTCGCTCGTCTCAACATCGGTGGCTGACGTGATCGGCCTGCAGGCCACGGTCATCGGGATGGGCGCCATCTTGGCCGCCGCGTCGCTCCTGGCGATGCGCCTCCTGGGCGATTTCAGGAGACTGAACCTGTACGAGAAGCTGCCCGAGCAGCACGGGACGACCTGAGGCCGTCCCGTACCCTGCTACTTCGCCTTGCGGCGCTGGGCCTTCTTCGCGGTCGGCCGTTTGCCCTTAGGCCCGCTCTTGCGGAGCGGTCGTTTGGGCTTCGTCTTGGATTTCCGGGCGGGCTTGGGCGCTACCGCTTTGGCTCTCTTCGCCGGGGCCGGCTTTAGCCCCGTTGTGACCTTGCCGTCCTTCTCAAGCGGCGTCTCATCCAGGTTGGCCCATTCGCTCATGGAGCCATCGTAAACGGAGAGCTGGTCGTAGCCCAGGAGCTTGAGGGTGAAGGCGGCGTGCGACGCACGCACTCCGGCCTGTCAGTAGGTAGTGACCTTCTTGTTGGGCGTCACCCCCGCTTTCCAAAGGAGCTGCTGGATCTCCGAGGCGGGCTTGAAGACGCGGAGAGCATCGTTCGTGACGAAGTTCTTCCACTCGATGTGCACCGCGCCTGGGATGCGGCCGGAGCGCTTGTTGCCGCGAGTCTCCGTTC
Proteins encoded in this region:
- a CDS encoding CoA transferase; translated protein: MPPPAQSLSGLTVLDLTWGIAGPYCSKVLAGLGAEVIKVERPSGGDPSRSAGPFVSDQPSLETGVLHLDLNQGKKSLTLNLKSAVGRDIVRSLAATADIFLESFHPGVVQRLGLDFDAVRRANRRITYLSLSNYGQDGPYRDYKTSDMLLFGGAGEMNSTGLPERTPIRLGNYTQQYQSGNMAAAAALIAYYGTRDGSDGQYIDMSLYETTASSVDRRMQYMVSYAYTGRPGQRRDSVYSHYPTGNYPCKDGFYDIFGGPQFFTRILDMMGMPEVAKDPRFSTPKDLVDVVRKDEFDSIFLPWVTQKTMRELLKLSQQYSVYAAPIFTPKDVYEDEHMKARGFFLEVDHPVVGKALLPGEPAKMSATPYQVHPAPTLGRHNEEILVGRLGYSRHDTVALRQAGVI
- a CDS encoding enoyl-CoA hydratase/isomerase family protein; this translates as MPSLCRGAAHSLLKNCSPPSFCVNDEGVPRAAAQRALDKRYSNGIMGGARYTVATFARRTPVVDYARLAQSNLNVQVQDKIAVITINRPERMNSITTELHSALEDVFVMLNQDDRVRCAILTGAGSRAFCAGADVKNMASRNENPNEAKPLGNILRNAKWVIHNFLNLEVPIIGAINGDAVGLGSTLAVMCDVTVMSETARIGDTHVKIGLVAGDGGALMWPFLIGMNRAKELLLTGRLIKGTEAERIGLVNYAVPQDQVMPRAMELATELANGAPMAVRWTKAALNQHIWREVVNTHHFSLGVESLTAASEDTKEAAKAFVEKRTPTFKNR
- a CDS encoding MFS transporter, with amino-acid sequence MCGGPRDPFVVDTEGWRATILQEAVRRSPAQRRHLTDTPTGSPSSAAPSASSGFGGRTFRSLRHRDFRVLWIGILIISSGQWLEQVAISWQVVELTSEFYWVGVIAAARAFPTLIITPIGGVLADRYDRTRVLATSQLGSALCGAVLASLGFSHKLELWHLIAVSAGFGTLWSINNPNRHALIPHLVPRQDLMNAIALNSTGFNLTRSLGPAMGGLLLAAVGFSWVFTMVCAAYLMVLLTTLNIRTHTQTTTVAKESVLQNLKTGLVYVRRNKTVATLVVMGWFIVVIGMPYFTMLALFARDVYEVGEREYGFLLGCTGIGSIVASIYLASRAQIRNPGTLQLAIGIVFGIGIIGFGLAPSFAWAVPGLIVAGAASMMYLSVNNTILQMILPDAVRGRVMGLVMMQFGLMPLGSLVSTSVADVIGLQATVIGMGAILAAASLLAMRLLGDFRRLNLYEKLPEQHGTT
- a CDS encoding CoA transferase; protein product: MVIAVSRLPLEGVRILDMTVVVGPPWGTMLLANMGAEVIHVESTQSFPSTTRGYTAHPVKETVPFMGAVGRGYPNLDPGSRPWNRFGAFNGTNHNKLGMTVDLRNETGRRLFRDLVRVSDIVVDNVPGLVDKLGINYAGLRAVKPDIICMSVAGMGAWGPYKDQKGFGIHFEEIIGHGWLRGYAEDHPDSVTNAVPSDPAAGAAMCWLAIAALRHRDRTGQGQFIDLSMGECYVHHLASAFVDYALTGRIQRTLGNHHPWMAPHFCYPTKGEDRWINIAAGGDIEWRALVQVMGNPAWAQERRFATCLGRLRNQGEIDGHITEWTKQNDRYELQERLQRAGVAAFVVTDNADQYRDPQLVHRGYFRTVTHPDSGTHEYPFQYWKVSGTPWELRHAAPLLGEDNPYVYRDLLGVTEPRYKELEASGHIGMEYAPHIP